One Oryza sativa Japonica Group chromosome 8, ASM3414082v1 DNA window includes the following coding sequences:
- the LOC107282079 gene encoding vacuolar iron transporter homolog 3, protein MAMQMNSVVHVSTSPSPSPATSPPPEGKQEHGEVAAVHVVGVGDDEAVMVVKDEEAFGGGGVDYSGRAQWLRAAVLGANDGLVSVASLMIGVGAVSESGRAMLVSGVAGLVAGACSMAIGEFVSVYAQYDIEVAAARRRRRQRRRRCDGDGEEEGSGRLPSPFKAAAASALAFTVGALLPLLAGGFVRPWAPRVAAVCAATSAALAGFGALGAALGGASPARSAARVLLGGWAAMAACYGVLRLFANLY, encoded by the coding sequence ATGGCGATGCAGATGAACTCGGTAGTGCACGtgtccacctcgccgtcgccgtcgccggcgacgtctCCTCCTCCAGAAGGTAAGCAAGAAcacggcgaggtggcggccgtccatgtcgtcggcgtcggcgacgacgaggcggtGATGGTGGTGAAGGATGAAGAGGcgtttggcggcggcggcgtggactaCTCCGGCCGCGCGCAGTGGCTCCGCGCGGCGGTTCTGGGCGCCAACGACGGGCTGGTGTCCGTGGCGTCGCTGATGATCGGCGTCGGCGCGGTGAGCGAGTCGGGCAGGGCGATGCTGGTCTCcggcgtcgccggcctcgtcgccggcgcgtgCAGCATGGCCATCGGGGAGTTCGTGTCCGTGTACGCGCAGTACGACatcgaggtggcggcggcccggcgcagGAGGAGGCAACGCCGCCGACgctgcgacggcgacggcgaggaggaggggagcggccgGCTTCCGAGCCCgttcaaggcggcggcggcgtcggcgctggCGTTCACGGTGGGcgcgctgctgccgctgctggccGGCGGGTTCGTCCGCCCCTGGgccccgcgcgtcgccgccgtgtgcgccgccacctcggccgccctCGCCGGGTTCGGGGCGCTTGGcgcggcgctcggcggcgcgagcccggcgaggtcggcggccaGGGTGCTTCTCGGCGGGTGggccgccatggccgcgtgCTACGGCGTGCTCAGGCTCTTCGCAAACTTGtactaa
- the LOC4344680 gene encoding uncharacterized protein codes for MMKKTSKELDYVLVPMGMAVMVAYHAWLLLRIRRRPATTVIGINAINRRIWVRHVMEEASGKHAVLAVQTMRNSIMASTVLASVAITLSSLVAALMASGVAHGIFSPGAGDGQGEIVVGAGGETALSIKFFAILVCFLVAFLLNVQSIRYYSHTGILVNVPLHAHRHRRRRPGLAVDYVTATLNRGSYFWSLGVRAFYFSCPVFLWLFGPIPMFASCLAMVCALYFLDVYTEWDEKPEEEEELNGNGDGDDGGAAACHEQPKMAAGNRVTPQQDVV; via the coding sequence atgatgaagaagacatCCAAGGAGCTGGACTACGTGCTGGTGCCGATGGGGATGGCGGTGATGGTGGCGTACCACGCGTGGCTCCTCCTCCGCATCCGGCGGCGCCCGGCGACCACCGTGATCGGCATCAACGCCATCAACCGCCGCATATGGGTGCGCCACGTCATGGAGGAGGCGTCCGGGAAGCACGCCGTGCTGGCGGTGCAGACCATGCGCAACAGCATCATGGCCTCCACCGTCCTCGCCTCCGTCGCCATCACCCTCAGCTCCCTCGTCGCCGCGCTCATGGCCAGCGGCGTCGCCCACGGCATCTTCtcccccggcgccggcgacggccaggGCGAgatcgtcgtcggcgccggcggcgagacggcgCTGTCGATCAAGTTCTTCGCCATCCTCGTCTGCTTCCTCGTCGCCTTCCTCCTCAACGTCCAGTCCATCCGCTACTACAGCCACACCGGCATCCTCGTCAACGTGCCGCTCCAcgcgcaccgccaccgccgccgccgaccggggCTCGCCGTCGACTACGTGACGGCGACGCTCAACCGCGGCAGCTACTTCTGGTCCCTCGGCGTCCGCGCCTTCTACTTCTCGTGCCCCGTCTTCCTCTGGCTCTTCGGCCCCATCCCCATGTTCGCCTCCTGCCTCGCCATGGTCTGCGCGCTCTACTTCCTCGACGTGTACACCGAGTGGGACGAGAagccggaggaggaagaggagctcaacggcaatggcgatggcgacgacggcggcgccgccgcgtgccaTGAACAACCCAAGATGGCCGCCGGCAACAGGGTGACGCCTCAGCAAGACGTCGTCTGA
- the LOC9268660 gene encoding pentatricopeptide repeat-containing protein At4g16835, mitochondrial → MILCRCPFLASARSHTCSLSTVAVAAAVRRGDLTGAEEAFASTPRKTTATYNCLLAGYARALGRLADARHLFDRIPTPDAVSYNTLLSCHFASGDADGARRLFASMPVRDVVSWNTMVSGLSKSGAVEEAKAVFLAMPVRNSVSWNAMVSGFACSRDMSAAEEWFRNAPEKGDAVLWTAMVSGYMDIGNVVKAIEYFEAMPVRNLVSWNAVVAGYVKNSHADDALRLFRTMVREANVQPNASTLSSVLLGCSNLSALGFGKQIHQWCMKLPLSRNLTVGTSLVSMYCKCGDLSSACKLFGEMHTRDVVAWNAMISGYAQHGDGKEAINLFERMKDEGVEPNWITFVAVLTACIHTGLCDFGIRCFEGMQELYGIEPRVDHYSCMVDLLCRAGKLERAVDLIRSMPFEPHPSAYGTLLAACRVYKNLEFAELAAGKLIEKDPQSAGAYVQLANIYAGANQWDDVSRVRRWMKDNAVVKTPGYSWIEIKGVMHEFRSNDRLHPQLYLIHEKLGQLAERMKAMGYVPDLDFVLHDVDETLKVQMLMRHSEKLAISFGLISTAPGMTLRIFKNLRVCGDCHNAAKVISKIEDREIILRDTTRFHHFRGGHCSCGDYW, encoded by the coding sequence ATGATCCTATGTCGCTGCCCATTCCTGGCCAGTGCCCGGTCCCACACCTGCTCACTCTCCACCGtggccgtcgcggcggccgtgcggcgcGGTGACCTcaccggcgcggaggaggcgttCGCATCCACGCCACGGAAGACCACGGCCACCTACAACTGCCTCCTTGCCGGCTACGCCAGGGCGCTCGGCCGCCTCGCGGACGCACGCCACCTGTTCGACCGAATACCGACCCCGGATGCTGTCTCCTACAACACGCTCCTCTCGTGCCACTTCGCCAGCGGCGACGCCGATGGCGCCCGGAGGCTCTTCGCATCGATGCCGGTCAGGGACGTCGTGTCCTGGAACACCATGGTGTCGGGGCTGTCCAAGAGTGGGGCCGTGGAGGAGGCCAAGGCCGTGTTCCTAGCAATGCCAGTGAGGAACTCCGTTTCCTGGAACGCCATGGTTTCCGGGTTCGCCTGCTCTAGAGACATGAGCGCGGCGGAGGAGTGGTTTAGGAATGCGCCGGAGAAGGGGGACGCCGTTCTGTGGACTGCGATGGTGTCGGGGTACATGGATATCGGCAATGTGGTGAAGGCCATCGAATACTTTGAGGCAATGCCAGTGAGGAACTTGGTTTCATGGAATGCTGTGGTTGCTGGGTATGTGAAGAATTCACATGCGGATGATGCTTTGAGGCTGTTCAGGACCATGGTCAGGGAGGCCAATGTTCAGCCAAATGCATCGACGTTAAGCAGCGTGCTTCTTGGTTGCAGTAACTTGTCTGCACTTGGATTTGGTAAGCAGATACATCAGTGGTGTATGAAGCTTCCGTTGAGTAGGAACTTGACGGTGGGCACGTCACTTGTGAGCATGTATTGCAAGTGTGGGGACTTGAGTAGCGCGTGCAAACTGTTTGGTGAAATGCATACGAGGGATGTGGTTGCGTGGAATGCTATGATATCTGGCTATGCTCAGCATGGAGATGGGAAGGAAGCTATCAATTTATTTGAAAGGATGAAGGATGAAGGAGTTGAGCCCAACTGGATTACTTTTGTGGCAGTATTGACTGCTTGTATCCACACTGGCTTGTGTGATTTTGGAATACGGTGTTTCGAGGGAATGCAGGAATTGTACGGAATTGAGCCTCGGGTTGATCATTACTCATGCATGGTGGATCTTCTCTGCAGAGCTGGTAAGCTTGAAAGAGCTGTGGACTTGATCCGCTCAATGCCCTTTGAACCACATCCTTCTGCATATGGAACCTTATTGGCTGCTTGTAGAGTTTATAAGAACTTGGAGTTTGCTGAGCTTGCGGCTGGAAAACTGATTGAAAAGGATCCACAGAGCGCAGGTGCCTATGTACAACTTGCAAATATCTATGCTGGCGCAAATCAGTGGGATGATGTCTCTAGAGTAAGGAGGTGGATGAAGGATAATGCAGTTGTGAAAACACCTGGGTATAGCTGGATAGAGATTAAGGGTGTGATGCATGAGTTTAGATCAAATGACAGATTGCACCCTCAGCTTTACTTGATCCATGAAAAACTGGGCCAGTTAGCGGAGAGGATGAAGGCAATGGGTTATGTTCCAGATCTTGATTTTGTCCTGCATGATGTGGATGAAACTCTGAAGGTGCAGATGCTAATGAGGCACAGTGAGAAGCTTGCTATTTCTTTTGGTCTGATTAGTACTGCTCCTGGGATGACCTTGAGGATTTTCAAGAATCTCAGGGTTTGTGGAGACTGTCATAATGCAGCCAAGGTCATCTCCAAGATCGAGGATCGAGAAATCATTTTGAGGGATACTACACGATTCCACCATTTTAGAGGAGGGCATTGCTCATGTGGTGATTACTGGTGA
- the LOC4344679 gene encoding uncharacterized protein: MKQLDYVLVPMGMAVMVAYHAWLLLRIRRRPATTVIGINAINRRIWVRHVMEEPSGKHAVLAVQTMRNSIMASTVLASVAITLSSLVAALMASGVAHGIFVSSGHAVVGGGVAGEAELSVKFFAILVCFLLAFLLNVQSIRYYSHTGLLVNVPLHAHRHRRRRPGLAVDYVTATLNRGSYFWSLGVRAFYFSCPVFLWLFGPIPMFAACLAMVCALYFLDVYTEWDKADDEEDDLDDDDDGCVPAKC, from the coding sequence ATGAAGCAGCTGGACTACGTGCTGGTGCCGATGGGGATGGCGGTGATGGTGGCGTACCACGCGTGGCTCCTCCTCCGCATCCGGCGGCGCCCGGCGACCACCGTGATCGGCATCAACGCCATCAACCGCCGCATCTGGGTGCGCCACGTCATGGAGGAGCCGTCGGGGAAGCACGCCGTGCTGGCGGTGCAGACCATGCGCAACAGCATCATGGCCTCCACCGTACTCGCCTCCGTCGCCATCACCCTCAGCTCCCTCGTCGCCGCGCTCATGGCCAGCGGCGTCGCCCACGGCATCTTCGTCTCCTCCGgccacgccgtcgtcggcggcggcgtcgccggagaGGCCGAGCTGTCCGTCAAGTTCTTCGCCATCCTCGTCTGCttcctcctcgccttcctcctcaaCGTGCAGTCCATCCGGTACTACAGCCACACCGGCCTCCTCGTCAACGTGCCGCTCCAcgcgcaccgccaccgccgccgccgcccggggcTCGCCGTCGACTACGTGACGGCGACGCTCAACCGCGGCAGCTACTTCTGGTCCCTCGGCGTCCGCGCCTTCTACTTCTCGTGCCCCGTCTTCCTCTGGCTCTTTGGACCCATCCCCATGTTCGCTGCCTGCCTCGCCATGGTCTGCGCGCTCTACTTCCTCGACGTCTACACCGAGTGGGAcaaggccgacgacgaggaagacgacctcgacgacgacgatgacggctGCGTCCCCGCCAAATGCTAA